The following is a genomic window from Hydrogenobaculum sp. Y04AAS1.
ATATTATCAAACAAAGGCTTTCCTACACCAACGGCCATATCAAAAGTATCTTTTTTAACACCAAAAGTACCATCATGTCCAGAGCACATCTCTACTATCCTTACTTTTGTATTTGGTATCATCCTCATTAGCGCTGCAGATTTATAACCAACTCCTAAAGACTTTAAATGACAAGCTATATGATAATCTATCTTACCCATATGGTTTTTAAAATCTTTATTAAAAAGATTTTCTTGATTTAAAGAAAACAAATAATCTCCTATTTCATAAACCTTTTCAGATAGCTCTTTAGATTCTGGTGTTCTTAAAAGCAAAGGATACTCATGTTTAAGTTGCAATGCACACGTTGGTACTGGCACTATCACATCGTAGCCGTTTCTTACGTAGTCTATCATCATATCTACGTTGTATTTGGCTTTTTTGATGGAGCTATTTAAATCTCCTATATCAAAAAATGGTATACCGCAGCAATTTTGCTCTGGCACTTCTACATGTATACTATTTTTGTAAAGTACATGTAAAAGGGCTTTACCTTTTTCAAGAAAGTTGTAATTTAATAAACATGTATAAAATAAAACAGCTTTTCTAACTGGTTTTTTTATCGGCATCAAGTTATCTTTTAAAAAGCTTTTAAAAGAATGTTCGTTTATAGGTGGTAGCTTTGCCCTTTGGTCAATACCTGCCGTTTTTTCCATTATAAATCTAACTGGTTTTACGTCCATTGTTTTATTTACAACTTTTCCAAACGGTACAGACAATTTACCCACCAAATCTGTGTCAAGCATAAGTCTGTCAGTTATTTTAGCAACTTGATTTTTAAATTTTATAGCTTTATATCTCAAAGATAAATGAGGAAAATCTAATTTCCACTCATGGGGCGGTGTGTAAGGACATTTAAAATAGCATTGCTTGCAATGAAAACAAAGCTCCAAAGGTTTTGCCAGCTCTTCTTTTGTAAGAGCTTCTATATTATCGTTTTTCTTATCTACAGCGTCAAAAAGCGCCGGAAAAGAAGGACAAAAATTTACACACATCCTACAATCTTTACACTTTAAATAAACTCTCTTAACTTCTTCATAAAGAGCTTCTTCATTGTAAAATTTTGGATCATCCAAATCAAAGTTAAACTCCTTTAATCCACCTATTGACATTTCAGGCATAAACACCTCTTATAAAACTATAATTTTTTCTGTTAAATTACTTATAAAAAAGGAGGGCTTTGGCCCCTCCTATTTTGTTATTATTAGCCGTTCTTTACGCTTTCTAGAACCTTTTGGAACCTACCAGCATGAGATTTTTCTGCTTTTGCCAATGTTTCAAACCAAGCTGCTATATCATCAAAACCTTCTTCCCTAGCGGTTTTTGCAAAACCAGGATACATTTCAGAATATTCGTAAACCTCACCAGCTACAGCAGACTCTAGCATTCCTTCAAGAGTTGACATCGGCTTATCGGTAGCTGGGTCTACGCCGTTGTATTTTCTTAGATAATCAAGATGTCCAAACGCATGTCCAGTTTCGCCTTCTGCCGTTTCTCTAAAGTTGTTGGCTACATCTGGATAGCCTTGAATATCGGCTTCTCTTGCAAAATACAGATATCTTCTGTTTGCTTGGGATTCCCCAGCAAATGCATGTTTGAGACACTCAAGTGTCTTTGTGCCTTTTAAGTCCTTGCTCATAAGCCTTACCTCCTTTAAAATAAATTTTAATTTAGAACTATTCTTAATTATAAAATATAAAATCAAAAAAACAATGATTATATGTCATAAATTTTGTTTTTTAATAAATATATGAAAATTTTATATTGTAATGTTAATATATTTGTTATGAGGAAAAAAATTTCAGTTATTTTTGGTGTGGTTGCAACAATAATATTTTTATCTGGATGTTCTCCTCAAACCATAAACAACAATAATCCTGAAACTGTATTAAAAAACTTTGACAAAGATATAGAAAATGGTGATTTTAAAGACGCTGCAAAACTTCTAAATCCAGATACCGTATCTTCAAGAGGCAAGATATGGGCAGAAAGATGGGTAAAGCTAAACACTTACAACGTAAAAAGCATAACCATAAAAGATATACGTATTTTGGGAGGCACTGCACACGCAACTGTAAACATAACATATAAAGACGGCAAAACCCAAAAAAATGCTATAGATCTCATCAAAAACAACGGCACTTGGTATATAAGTCCATCTTTTAGCTTTAAGGAGGGTAAATAATGAATTCTATCAGCATATGGGAAATTTTTAAAAGCTTGTTCGATTATACTCAAGCATTTATAACAAAAAAACCTGGCCCAGTTATAATTTATATAACGTTGGTACTGCTTTTTAGCCTTGTAGATAACTACATACCCAAAGAATTTATCTTTATAAATATAGGATTTTCAATATTTTGGACACTAATTTCCAACGCCTTTTTAATACATATAGGCCACATAGTAAAAGATAACAAAGATATTATTTCCTTTGAAAAAGCCATAAAACAAAGGATTACTATAGATTTTTTTACACAACATTGGAAAGAGTCTTTAGGTATGATGTTTGGCAATGCTATAGTATTTTTCATAATTTTTTTAGGAGAAGCTTTAGTGTTAAATTTTAGTGGCTTCTTAACAGCTTACTATGCTACAAAAAATCATGATATCTTTGCTATAAATTATACAGTTCCAGTAGCTTTAGGCCTTATTTTCGTAATAACAACGCTTTCCATGATATCCTACGTAGCACCTTATGTGTATGCTGGAGTTTATACTGCAGATAGTTTTAAGGAGGCTTTTGCAAGGGTATTTGATCTTATATCCTTTGGAGTTTGGAAAAAAACTCTGAACCTTCAGTATTTTTTTGATATTAGCATGTGGCTTGTTTACTCTACTATGGTCATTGTTATGATAATACCGCTTATGTTTTACGCTATCGTTGCACCTTTTGGACTTATAGTACTAGCTATATACATCATACAATTTCCTATGTTTAGTGTTATGATAAGATATTGGAGAAGCGAATAGACCGATGCTAATTTCTTCGAACTCATCGCTCAAAGAGCTACACAAAAAGGGATTTACTCTTATTGAGCTTTTAGTAGTAATAGTGATAATAGGTATACTTTCTGCTATAATAATACCGCGTATCACAAATAGAATTGGAGAAGCAAAAATAAAAGCTACAAAAGTCCAGCTAAAAAATCTTCAGGGAGCTTTAGAACAGTATTATATAGATACTGGCATGTACCCTACAACAGCACAAGGGCTTCAAGCTTTAGTAGAAAAGCCTACAATACCACCAATTCCAGAAAATTGGCATCAAGAGCTAGACAAAATCCCCACCGACGGCTGGGGACACAAGTTTTACTATATCTCACCAGCTCCCAATCATCCTTACGACCTTTTTGCTAAAACTCCAGATGGTAAAAAAATAGATGTATGGACAATGCATCTCAAAAAATAATCAAAAAGGCTTTACGCTTTTAGAAACTATAGCAGCCTTCGTGGTGTTTGTAGTGATGATAGCAGGAGCTTATTCTCTTCTAATTCAAGCTATAAAACTCCATGAAAGACAACAAACTCTAACAAAAGATGCTTTTATTCTATTCAACAAGCTAAAATATACTTCTAAACATACCTCCATAAAACATATTCATCATTTTAACTATCAAGTGATTCGGTACCACAACCTAAAAGTGGTAAAATTTTTACCCCAATGAAATGTTATAAAGAAAAAGCTTTTGGTTTTACGCTTTTGGAAATATTGGTGGTTATCGTTATCGTATCTTTGTTTTTCAGTACATTGATAGGGTCTTATTTTTTTATAGTTAAAAAAAGCCTAAAAACCATGAAAGACTCTAAAAATCTTTATAACTACGCAAAGGCTATATATAATTTAGAAAATGCTATAAAATGCTCAAAAAGTATAAAAATAGACAATTCAAAAAACTTTTCTACATTATATCTATATACATACTGTGGTATATATAAAGGTTTTTCAAAGGAGGTCTTTTTCGTAAAAGATAATACGTTGTACATTTACGCTTATCCGTACGAGTTTGGAGATATCTTTTTTTACGATGAAAAAAAAGCCATAAAGTTAATACCTATAACAAATTTTAGAGCAGAGTTTATTAACAACGATTTAATCAAGTTTAATATAAATAACAAACATTTTATAGTGCCTATTTTGATAAAATAAAAATTATGTTTAACACAAAAAATGCGATAACAATACTTCTGATAGTCTTGGGCTTAACGCTTTTTTACCTTTGGTATAGCACTTGGCACAGAAATATATCTACAAATAGTTTAAACAGACAACTTATCCAAGAGAAAATAAACAACCCTCCCACTTACAAGCCAATAAGCAATCAACCTACCAAAGGAGCAAACGCTGAACTACCAAACAACACAATAAACCTAGCTAAAAGCACAAACCAGACCCAAACATCTACAAACAAAGAACAAAGCAATACAAACAAAGTTAATACTAAAGCCTCGGGAAAAACTATACCAAAAAAACCTTTACATTTAAAAACTAAAAGAGCTGTTGTTTATAGAAACAAAATTTCAAGACCAATAATAAAAAAACCTAATATAAAGAAGCCTACTAAACCGTACGCAGAAAAATCTTTTTCAAAATCAAACTCTGGTATAAAGCTTCAGGCCCAGAAAAACTATAAAAACTATGAAAACAATATAAAGGGCATAAAATTGAAAAATGGTACTTACCAAGTAGGTGCTTTTAAACATCTTTACGATGCTTTGAGCCTCAGCATTGAATTAAAGTCAGAAGGGAAACGTGCAACAATTATCCATCAAAATGGATTTTATAAGGTGATCGTTTATTAGCTACCTTTTAAAGCTAAATTGTTTTGTGGTGTTTTGTTGTGCTGACCAAAGAAATAATTTACTATGGCCTCGTACATTGCTTTCGCAAAAGCCCATTGGTAAGATGGGTTTGTAAGTTCTTTTACATCGTGAGGGTTGCTAATAAATCCAGTTTCCACTAAAACAGATGGTATACCAGGAGTTCTAAGTACTACAAAATTTCTTCTATGTATGTTGTGAATATCAACATGCTTATGCAAATCTTCGTCTAAGGTATAAGCTAAATCTTTAGCAAATTCAAAGCTTTGGTTTTTCGTAACATCCAAAGCCAATCTAGCTAACACTTTCTTAGCACTTAAGCTTGGCTCGTATAAAGCATTACCAAACACAAGATGAGAAAAGGCTTCGTTGTTTACCAACTCGTTGTACTTCATATTTATACCTGGAGTAGATAGAAAATATATGTTAGTGCCATGTGGCCACGTAATATGACCAGGTGCCATGTTGCAATGTATGCTTATAAACAAATCCGCTCTATTTTCTATGGCTATCCTAGCCCTTTCTTGAAGCGGTACAAATACATCTTTATCCCTTGTCATTATTACTTTAAACCTTGGGTCATGTTTCAAGAAAAAATCCAACTTCTTACCTATAGACAATACAATATTTTTTTCTTCTACCCCACCTATTCCTATAGCACCAGAATCCTTACTGCCGTGTCCTGGATCTATCACCACCACTTTTACCCCATGTGGATGTGGTATATATTTGTAAGTTTTTTGAGGTTTTTCATAATTTTCTATAGCTTCCAAATACTTTTTATCTACTACGCTTAAAGGATCTTCACCTTTATCGTAAACCGTATTTTCCAAACTTGGTTTTTTCTTTAATAGGTAAGCGTACTTTGGAGATATTATATTTAAAATACTATCTTGAGAGGCCTTAGGCTTATATATATCTATTACTATTCTTTCTGGATTTTGTAACATAAAGCTTTTTACTGCAGCTGGTACGTATGTCATAGTATATATAAACTTTCTATCACCTATTTCTATAATAATGTTTCTACCCTCTTGACGTACTTTATATATATTTACATCTTTTACATCAAATACATAGCGTATTTTATCCTGATATAAACCCTTTCTTACATCTATTATCTTAGACCAAGAAAAACTAACAAAGCTAATCAAAAATATTACTAAAATCGTCAAGTATTTTTTCACTTTCTTCATCGTCTTTCACCTCTTCTTTTCTTGTAGCCCAAGGCGGCATCGGTACACTTACCACGGTAGGAGTGGGTATATCCGGTTGATAAAGCACCATCGAACCTTTTTTCAGCATGCTTACCCTTTGTTTCAGGCTTTTAGAGAGAAAACCATATTGCTCGCCAGATAGCTCTGCTGTATCAAGTCTACCTACCACTTTTACGGCACTGTTTGCCACTATACGCTTTTCTACCTCGCTGGCTGTCTGCTGAGCACCTATTAGTATCACACCAAGACTTCTGCCTCTTTCTGCTATATCAAGCAAAGTATCTTTTATAGGGCTCCATCCTTCTTTTGGAGCGTATTTATTTAATTCGTCTAAAAGCACAAAAATTTTAGGATCAGATACACCACTTTCTTCCCTTTGTTTAAAGATTTTATCCAAAATAACACCAACCACAAACATCTTACCTACGCTATGAAGATCACTTATATCAATAACGTTTAACGTATGCATATTTTCTACAAATTCCTTTGTAATGTTTTTAATATGCGTTGAAATCTCTCTCTTTATAAGATTCCTAATATATTTCTTACTAAAAGCAAACCTTCTCAAAAAAGCATCTATGCTCTGACTACTAGTGTTTCTACCAAACCACGAGTAATATCTTTCTTTATCATCATCCTTTTCATCATACACTTCTCGTAAAAGCTTATATAAATCATCTAAATCTTTAATCTCTCTTCCAGCTTTATCATCTATCAATGTGTCAATTCCTTTCGAAAGTTCGTAAAGCTTGCTGGCGACTCTGTCTATTATAAAGTTTAAATTTGATATTTCTTGATCGTTTTCTACAAACATATATTTTAAAAGTCTTTCTGAAGCAAAATCTCCCATACTAAAGCCATATTTATCTACATCGTATCTTGCAGCACCCATTGGGTTTTGAGAATCTGGTTTCTCTGGAGGACAGTAAAAAGCCACATCTTTAAAGGGCTTTGGCTCTAAGCCCATAATATCAAATTTTTTCTTATCTTCTCCTTTAAACCTTATATTTTCTTTGTCTAAAAATAATAAATCTTTTCCCTTTACGTTAAAAATGACAAATTTTGGTTTATCTTGAGATTTCTGAATTATAGAATTTATCAAAAACAAAGAGTAAGAAGTTTTTGTAGCCACTCCAGACATCCCGCTTATAGATATATGAGCACCATCTTTTCCATTTATAAAGTTGTAATTTATATATACTGGTAATCCATCTTGGGATAATCCAGCTGGAATTTTTGTTTCCATAGTGTCAAAAAATAAACCTTTGTCTCTATCTTCACCAAAAGCTTTAAAAACCTCATCACCGGGTTTTGGGGGTACGTAGTATTGGGGTTCTACGCGGTTTACATTTATTTTTGCAAGATATACAGGATGCACTGGTAAAACACCTTCTTTTGCTTTTATCTCCTGGTAAAGTATGTCAACA
Proteins encoded in this region:
- a CDS encoding heterodisulfide reductase-related iron-sulfur binding cluster, coding for MPEMSIGGLKEFNFDLDDPKFYNEEALYEEVKRVYLKCKDCRMCVNFCPSFPALFDAVDKKNDNIEALTKEELAKPLELCFHCKQCYFKCPYTPPHEWKLDFPHLSLRYKAIKFKNQVAKITDRLMLDTDLVGKLSVPFGKVVNKTMDVKPVRFIMEKTAGIDQRAKLPPINEHSFKSFLKDNLMPIKKPVRKAVLFYTCLLNYNFLEKGKALLHVLYKNSIHVEVPEQNCCGIPFFDIGDLNSSIKKAKYNVDMMIDYVRNGYDVIVPVPTCALQLKHEYPLLLRTPESKELSEKVYEIGDYLFSLNQENLFNKDFKNHMGKIDYHIACHLKSLGVGYKSAALMRMIPNTKVRIVEMCSGHDGTFGVKKDTFDMAVGVGKPLFDNILNQKADLVVSDCPLAGNFIELNTTRVVKSPIEVLSMAYGDVL
- a CDS encoding rubrerythrin family protein, giving the protein MSKDLKGTKTLECLKHAFAGESQANRRYLYFAREADIQGYPDVANNFRETAEGETGHAFGHLDYLRKYNGVDPATDKPMSTLEGMLESAVAGEVYEYSEMYPGFAKTAREEGFDDIAAWFETLAKAEKSHAGRFQKVLESVKNG
- a CDS encoding DUF4878 domain-containing protein; translation: MRKKISVIFGVVATIIFLSGCSPQTINNNNPETVLKNFDKDIENGDFKDAAKLLNPDTVSSRGKIWAERWVKLNTYNVKSITIKDIRILGGTAHATVNITYKDGKTQKNAIDLIKNNGTWYISPSFSFKEGK
- the gspG gene encoding type II secretion system major pseudopilin GspG — its product is MLISSNSSLKELHKKGFTLIELLVVIVIIGILSAIIIPRITNRIGEAKIKATKVQLKNLQGALEQYYIDTGMYPTTAQGLQALVEKPTIPPIPENWHQELDKIPTDGWGHKFYYISPAPNHPYDLFAKTPDGKKIDVWTMHLKK
- a CDS encoding prepilin-type N-terminal cleavage/methylation domain-containing protein; its protein translation is MYGQCISKNNQKGFTLLETIAAFVVFVVMIAGAYSLLIQAIKLHERQQTLTKDAFILFNKLKYTSKHTSIKHIHHFNYQVIRYHNLKVVKFLPQ
- a CDS encoding type II secretion system protein, encoding MKCYKEKAFGFTLLEILVVIVIVSLFFSTLIGSYFFIVKKSLKTMKDSKNLYNYAKAIYNLENAIKCSKSIKIDNSKNFSTLYLYTYCGIYKGFSKEVFFVKDNTLYIYAYPYEFGDIFFYDEKKAIKLIPITNFRAEFINNDLIKFNINNKHFIVPILIK
- a CDS encoding N-acetylmuramoyl-L-alanine amidase, translated to MKKVKKYLTILVIFLISFVSFSWSKIIDVRKGLYQDKIRYVFDVKDVNIYKVRQEGRNIIIEIGDRKFIYTMTYVPAAVKSFMLQNPERIVIDIYKPKASQDSILNIISPKYAYLLKKKPSLENTVYDKGEDPLSVVDKKYLEAIENYEKPQKTYKYIPHPHGVKVVVIDPGHGSKDSGAIGIGGVEEKNIVLSIGKKLDFFLKHDPRFKVIMTRDKDVFVPLQERARIAIENRADLFISIHCNMAPGHITWPHGTNIYFLSTPGINMKYNELVNNEAFSHLVFGNALYEPSLSAKKVLARLALDVTKNQSFEFAKDLAYTLDEDLHKHVDIHNIHRRNFVVLRTPGIPSVLVETGFISNPHDVKELTNPSYQWAFAKAMYEAIVNYFFGQHNKTPQNNLALKGS
- a CDS encoding ATP-binding protein, whose amino-acid sequence is MKADKSLDNLSNKPVGIVVKTASPLSFDVLLDESSFVQLDDVLVCKSIVKRDEENIEVRFYGVVVDLTKYLEGVDILYQEIKAKEGVLPVHPVYLAKINVNRVEPQYYVPPKPGDEVFKAFGEDRDKGLFFDTMETKIPAGLSQDGLPVYINYNFINGKDGAHISISGMSGVATKTSYSLFLINSIIQKSQDKPKFVIFNVKGKDLLFLDKENIRFKGEDKKKFDIMGLEPKPFKDVAFYCPPEKPDSQNPMGAARYDVDKYGFSMGDFASERLLKYMFVENDQEISNLNFIIDRVASKLYELSKGIDTLIDDKAGREIKDLDDLYKLLREVYDEKDDDKERYYSWFGRNTSSQSIDAFLRRFAFSKKYIRNLIKREISTHIKNITKEFVENMHTLNVIDISDLHSVGKMFVVGVILDKIFKQREESGVSDPKIFVLLDELNKYAPKEGWSPIKDTLLDIAERGRSLGVILIGAQQTASEVEKRIVANSAVKVVGRLDTAELSGEQYGFLSKSLKQRVSMLKKGSMVLYQPDIPTPTVVSVPMPPWATRKEEVKDDEESEKILDDFSNIFD